In a genomic window of Rhododendron vialii isolate Sample 1 chromosome 12a, ASM3025357v1:
- the LOC131312139 gene encoding ethylene-responsive transcription factor WIN1-like, with translation MVHSQKFRGVRQRHWGSWVAEIRHPLLKRRVWLGTFEKAEEAARAYDEAARLMSGRNAKTNFPNTASSSPPVTASSSAALSSALSEKLRKCCKTPSPSLTCLRLDPENSHIGVWQKRAGARSDSKWVMMVELGKKKEDVSEKEVAEATAPPGNAAEEVGDGLDEEERMALQMIEELLNGN, from the exons ATGGTACATTCACAGAAGTTCAGAGGTGTCAGGCAACGCCACTGGGGCTCTTGGGTCGCCGAAATCCGCCACCCCCTTCT AAAGAGGAGGGTGTGGCTAGGAACTTTCGAAAAGGCGGAAGAGGCGGCGCGGGCCTATGACGAGGCGGCGAGGCTAATGAGCGGCCGCAACGCCAAAACCAACTTCCCAAACACTGCCAGTAGTTCTCCACCGGTAACCGCATCGTCTTCTGCCGCGCTTTCGTCCGCCCTGAGTGAGAAGCTCCGGAAATGCTGTAAAACCCCGTCGCCGTCTCTCACGTGCCTCAGGCTCGACCCGGAGAACTCTCACATCGGAGTCTGGCAGAAGCGGGCGGGTGCCCGGTCGGATTCGAAGTGGGTCATGATGGTTGAACTTgggaagaagaaagaggatGTGAGCGAAAAGGAGGTCGCCGAGGCGACGGCGCCGCCGGGTAATGCGGCAGAGGAGGTGGGGGATGGGTTGGATGAGGAGGAAAGGATGGCGCTCCAAATGATAGAGGAACTCCTCAATGGGAATTga